One genomic region from Terasakiella sp. SH-1 encodes:
- a CDS encoding haloacid dehalogenase type II, with product MTQKLENIKACVFDAYGTLFDVAASARHCAADIGDNWLNFSAMWRKKQLEYTWLRTMMGRYVDFWHVTGEALDFTMDTFNMQDPLLRARLMELYLKLDAYPEVPRMLANLKDRGIKTAILSNGSRTMLTAAVRQAGIAHLLDDVMSVDEVKAFKIDPRVYQMAVDHLEVEPHEVAFQSANAWDAVGATAFGFQVVWINRFGQKQEQMGQDILPKIEVKSLHHFPDIVCETEV from the coding sequence ATGACGCAAAAATTGGAAAATATTAAAGCATGCGTTTTTGACGCGTATGGTACTTTGTTTGATGTGGCCGCATCAGCGCGCCATTGTGCGGCAGATATTGGGGATAACTGGCTGAATTTTTCGGCCATGTGGCGCAAGAAGCAGCTGGAATATACATGGTTGCGCACCATGATGGGGCGCTATGTGGACTTTTGGCATGTCACGGGTGAAGCACTTGATTTCACGATGGATACGTTCAACATGCAAGACCCCTTGCTACGCGCGCGTTTGATGGAATTATATTTGAAGCTGGATGCGTATCCCGAAGTCCCCAGAATGTTGGCAAACCTCAAGGACCGGGGGATTAAGACGGCAATTTTGTCAAATGGGTCACGCACCATGTTAACTGCCGCTGTGCGTCAAGCCGGTATTGCCCATTTGCTGGATGATGTTATGTCTGTTGATGAGGTCAAAGCTTTTAAAATTGACCCAAGGGTCTATCAAATGGCTGTTGATCATTTGGAGGTCGAACCCCATGAGGTCGCTTTTCAGTCTGCCAATGCATGGGATGCGGTTGGGGCGACAGCTTTTGGTTTTCAGGTTGTCTGGATCAATCGTTTTGGTCAAAAACAGGAACAAATGGGGCAAGATATTTTGCCGAAGATTGAGGTGAAGTCCCTACATCATTTCCCTGATATTGTTTGCGAGACGGAAGTGTGA
- a CDS encoding alpha/beta hydrolase, whose amino-acid sequence MMSFQERFISASDGLKLYVRDYRPKQIEGRTVLCLSGLTRNSQDFDQIADVMCQRGHRVVTLDYRGRGRSDYDPDGQNYAPMTYVSDIFNVASALGLHHVVFLGTSLGGLLSMAMCVVAPSLVHSVILNDVGPDLDETGLAKIIAYTSDDRAVSDLEGAVEKLKSHYQDELSFDDKDWHTIAKKTYKLVDGRYIPNWDVKIAENLKADRGKEERKDLWPYFHALGLRKVLVLRGEVSSVFKKETYEKMLASLDNISGLEVANVGHAPTLEEDSAEQAILEFISS is encoded by the coding sequence ATGATGTCGTTTCAGGAACGGTTTATTTCGGCTTCAGATGGGCTAAAGCTTTATGTTCGTGATTATCGCCCAAAGCAGATAGAGGGGCGAACCGTTTTATGTCTATCCGGGCTGACACGCAATTCTCAGGACTTTGATCAGATTGCGGATGTCATGTGCCAACGTGGTCATCGTGTTGTGACACTGGATTATCGTGGCCGTGGGCGATCGGACTATGATCCTGATGGGCAGAATTATGCCCCCATGACGTATGTGTCAGATATTTTTAATGTTGCTTCGGCATTGGGCTTACATCACGTGGTCTTTTTAGGAACATCATTGGGGGGCTTGTTATCCATGGCGATGTGTGTGGTTGCCCCAAGTCTTGTACACAGTGTCATTTTGAACGATGTGGGGCCGGATCTCGATGAAACGGGTCTTGCAAAGATCATCGCCTATACCAGTGACGATCGTGCCGTCAGTGATCTGGAAGGGGCTGTTGAAAAATTAAAAAGCCATTATCAGGATGAGCTGAGTTTTGATGATAAGGACTGGCATACGATTGCAAAGAAAACCTATAAGCTTGTCGATGGACGCTATATCCCGAATTGGGATGTGAAGATCGCTGAAAACCTCAAGGCTGATCGCGGTAAAGAGGAACGCAAAGATTTATGGCCCTATTTTCATGCGTTGGGCCTGCGAAAGGTGCTGGTGTTAAGGGGGGAAGTTTCTTCCGTTTTTAAGAAAGAAACTTATGAAAAAATGCTGGCTTCACTGGATAATATATCCGGTCTGGAAGTTGCCAATGTTGGTCATGCCCCTACCCTTGAAGAAGACAGTGCAGAACAGGCGATACTTGAATTTATCAGTTCCTGA
- a CDS encoding methyl-accepting chemotaxis protein, translating to MQIQIKGSVAIAFSIASALMIGAIAFTLDGIYSTKIETEAEKEVNNSIQRAVQMFMVSTVRFLEEYKEASEDEKPEIHNAWIKTIFAVDKAVTHNFGEDMTRIRLINAETVGGPGSFGKEQTEPKIPFEHDALTALSKGGEIYKTQDEEFLRVAVPLPSNAHEGCATCHSIDPKESIFLGTLNVYVPLTNMKVAAYEESTNIIMLVVALLLATFGGTYFFIAKRIVTPISQTTRTMRRLARGEDDIMLKGVERTDEIGEMAQSVQVFQENAQRVKHLEEEQTAQEKAAEEKRKVALRETADAFEAEVQDIVRAVHEASEQLKNLAEGMSDAAGHVGGAAENASNAAGSISQNVDAVAAASEELSCSVDGITRQVNHAYDTSSNASNLSQGVSENVQSLSNKVTQISEVVGLITDIANQTNLLALNATIEAARAGEAGKGFAVVASEVKNLANQTAKATEQIETQISGVVAATEETVQGFSHINSAISEVQETSTEIAAAIEEQGAATREIAGNATQTAKDVALVSTTVSDVKEGAQSNVGRSQQVLSSAEDLQNQAETLRRRLRDFLTALREG from the coding sequence ATGCAAATCCAAATTAAAGGTAGTGTTGCCATTGCTTTTTCCATTGCTTCGGCATTAATGATCGGAGCAATCGCTTTTACGCTTGATGGTATATATTCAACAAAAATTGAGACAGAAGCGGAAAAAGAAGTAAACAACAGTATTCAGCGTGCTGTTCAAATGTTTATGGTTTCAACGGTTCGTTTTCTCGAGGAATACAAAGAGGCTTCTGAAGATGAAAAACCTGAAATCCATAATGCATGGATCAAGACTATTTTTGCTGTAGATAAGGCGGTTACCCATAATTTTGGAGAAGATATGACCCGTATTCGCTTAATTAATGCGGAGACGGTTGGTGGGCCGGGGTCCTTTGGTAAGGAACAGACTGAGCCCAAAATACCTTTTGAACACGACGCGTTAACCGCCCTCAGTAAAGGTGGTGAAATTTATAAAACCCAGGATGAAGAATTCTTGCGGGTTGCTGTTCCATTGCCAAGTAATGCACATGAAGGCTGTGCGACATGTCATAGTATTGACCCTAAAGAGTCGATCTTTTTAGGGACACTGAATGTCTATGTGCCCCTAACAAATATGAAAGTTGCGGCATATGAGGAATCTACAAACATTATTATGCTGGTGGTTGCTCTTTTGCTGGCGACTTTTGGGGGGACGTATTTCTTTATCGCAAAACGTATTGTGACACCGATCTCTCAAACAACGCGTACCATGCGTCGTCTTGCCCGTGGGGAAGACGACATTATGCTTAAAGGTGTTGAGCGGACTGATGAAATTGGTGAGATGGCGCAGTCGGTGCAGGTTTTCCAAGAGAATGCACAGCGTGTGAAGCATCTTGAGGAAGAGCAAACAGCGCAAGAAAAAGCGGCCGAAGAAAAGAGAAAGGTCGCTCTTCGCGAAACTGCCGATGCGTTTGAGGCTGAGGTTCAAGACATTGTACGCGCTGTACACGAAGCCTCAGAACAATTGAAAAACCTGGCTGAGGGAATGTCTGATGCGGCTGGGCATGTCGGTGGTGCTGCTGAAAATGCTTCAAACGCTGCAGGAAGTATTTCTCAGAATGTCGATGCGGTGGCCGCTGCCTCTGAAGAACTGTCTTGTTCGGTTGATGGCATTACGCGTCAAGTCAATCATGCATATGATACTTCATCGAATGCATCGAACCTGAGCCAGGGTGTCAGCGAAAATGTACAAAGCTTGTCTAACAAGGTGACGCAAATTTCGGAAGTTGTTGGGCTCATTACAGATATTGCCAATCAAACGAACCTGTTAGCATTGAATGCCACCATTGAAGCTGCCCGAGCGGGTGAAGCAGGGAAAGGGTTTGCTGTTGTTGCGTCAGAAGTGAAGAACCTGGCCAATCAAACGGCTAAAGCCACAGAACAGATTGAAACCCAAATTAGTGGTGTCGTCGCGGCAACAGAAGAAACGGTTCAAGGGTTCTCTCATATTAATTCCGCTATTTCTGAGGTTCAGGAAACCTCAACTGAAATTGCAGCTGCGATTGAAGAGCAAGGTGCAGCAACGAGAGAAATCGCAGGTAATGCAACACAAACTGCAAAGGATGTTGCTTTGGTCTCAACAACAGTGAGTGATGTAAAAGAAGGCGCACAAAGCAATGTTGGTCGCTCTCAACAAGTTCTTTCTTCTGCAGAAGACCTGCAAAACCAAGCAGAGACTTTAAGGAGACGCTTGAGAGACTTCTTAACGGCACTGCGAGAAGGCTAA
- a CDS encoding polymer-forming cytoskeletal protein, which translates to MFSKAKSNSPKTSSVSAPKKRVAPSIISEDLSVTGNLKSEGEIQIDGTVSGDIISKDILVGETAHIKGEVIAESIRVHGKVDGQIKALNVSLAKSAHVVGDILHDNLSIETGAFLEGHCKRLVDGEFSLNPSKKTPLKGAGGTNKPNSNANASNNKSNTADAKKATA; encoded by the coding sequence ATGTTTTCCAAGGCTAAAAGCAACTCACCAAAGACTTCCAGCGTTTCTGCGCCGAAGAAACGTGTCGCACCGTCTATCATCAGCGAAGACCTGTCTGTAACAGGCAACCTGAAAAGTGAAGGCGAAATTCAGATTGATGGCACTGTAAGTGGCGACATCATCAGCAAAGATATTCTCGTTGGCGAAACTGCCCATATTAAAGGGGAAGTCATCGCTGAATCCATTCGTGTTCACGGTAAAGTCGATGGTCAAATCAAGGCCCTGAATGTGAGCCTTGCTAAAAGCGCCCACGTTGTCGGTGATATCCTGCATGACAACCTGTCAATTGAAACGGGTGCCTTCCTGGAAGGTCACTGCAAACGCCTGGTCGATGGCGAATTCAGCCTTAATCCCAGCAAGAAAACACCTCTTAAAGGGGCAGGGGGAACGAATAAACCCAATTCGAACGCCAATGCATCCAACAATAAAAGCAATACAGCAGATGCAAAAAAAGCAACAGCTTAA
- a CDS encoding M23 family metallopeptidase, with protein MNDLKKRYDKVKEKTVELTDKYFPERQLVLRTDADIKYLRASKRTQMTLAASAFALLSWTGFTSINHFMHGAELVAKDKEILSVQVAYRSLLTEVNEYQTKFTNISDELEANHSMMVASLGKEALKNKDKLVSAEAARKEAQIARMHLNTQLNSIEDSMRELANRNYSLKGDLSLKEMDLQTALAERNTARLQKERIEEKLRETEIKVARLNHSQEDLIKRVTNQASEEITDIEGIMTLAGLDPDKMLGTLDEDTTASGGPFIAALNSQGEATEEAEQIQLNAVDRHLARWQGLQKIRASLPLAQPLDYYYISSRYGKRRDPVNNRWAVHYGLDMAATKKTPVYVTAPGKVKFVGWKGNYGRFIIVDHGNGIETRYGHLHKTLVKKGDTIDFRTKIGLVGNTGRSTGAHLHYEVRVNGKNVDPYKFIKAGRNVFQG; from the coding sequence ATGAACGACTTGAAAAAACGGTACGATAAAGTAAAAGAAAAAACCGTCGAACTTACCGATAAATACTTTCCGGAACGCCAGCTTGTCTTGCGCACAGACGCAGACATCAAATACCTGCGCGCCTCCAAACGCACACAAATGACTTTAGCCGCCAGTGCTTTTGCACTGCTGAGCTGGACAGGGTTTACCAGCATCAATCACTTTATGCATGGTGCAGAACTGGTTGCCAAAGACAAAGAAATTCTCAGCGTGCAGGTCGCTTATCGCAGTCTGCTGACCGAAGTTAATGAATATCAGACCAAATTCACCAACATCAGTGACGAACTGGAAGCCAACCATTCCATGATGGTGGCAAGCCTTGGCAAAGAGGCTCTGAAAAATAAGGACAAGCTGGTTTCAGCCGAAGCAGCCCGTAAAGAAGCACAAATTGCGCGTATGCACCTGAATACCCAACTGAATTCCATTGAAGATTCCATGCGCGAGCTGGCAAACCGTAACTATTCCCTGAAAGGCGACCTGTCCTTAAAGGAAATGGATTTACAAACAGCCTTGGCGGAACGCAATACAGCACGTCTGCAAAAAGAACGTATTGAAGAAAAGCTGCGTGAAACTGAAATTAAAGTTGCCCGCCTCAATCATTCTCAGGAAGATTTGATCAAGCGCGTGACCAATCAAGCTAGTGAAGAGATTACAGATATTGAAGGAATCATGACCTTGGCTGGTCTTGATCCGGATAAAATGTTAGGCACCCTTGATGAAGATACAACCGCATCTGGCGGGCCTTTCATCGCAGCTCTCAATAGTCAGGGCGAAGCAACCGAAGAAGCTGAACAAATTCAACTGAACGCGGTTGATCGTCATTTAGCCCGCTGGCAGGGCCTGCAAAAAATTCGTGCCTCTTTACCTTTGGCACAACCTCTTGACTATTACTATATCAGCAGCCGATATGGTAAGCGCCGTGATCCGGTGAACAATCGCTGGGCCGTTCATTACGGTCTGGATATGGCTGCCACGAAAAAAACACCCGTTTATGTGACAGCGCCGGGTAAAGTGAAGTTTGTTGGCTGGAAAGGCAACTATGGTCGCTTTATCATCGTTGATCATGGTAACGGGATTGAAACACGTTATGGTCACCTGCATAAGACACTCGTCAAAAAAGGTGATACAATTGACTTTAGAACCAAGATTGGACTTGTGGGGAACACAGGCCGTAGCACTGGCGCCCATTTACATTACGAAGTACGTGTAAATGGCAAAAATGTCGATCCGTATAAATTTATCAAGGCAGGACGCAATGTTTTCCAAGGCTAA
- a CDS encoding phosphatidylglycerophosphatase A, which translates to MSYNQKLNKEFLLSPAGVLATWFGSGLLPKAPGTWGSLAALPFAWGIQYYTGWIGLSIATVLVFLIGWWAAHAFEEKADVKDPGAVVIDEVAGQWLVLIPAGLDLKLYIIGFFLFRLVDIFKPWPACWFDRHVHGGLGIMLDDVVAALYGLIAIYFIQIQLSGM; encoded by the coding sequence GTGAGTTATAATCAGAAATTAAACAAGGAATTCCTCCTTTCACCTGCGGGTGTGCTTGCAACATGGTTTGGTTCGGGGCTTTTGCCCAAGGCCCCGGGGACATGGGGCTCGCTTGCTGCCCTGCCCTTTGCCTGGGGGATTCAATATTATACGGGCTGGATTGGCTTGAGTATTGCAACTGTGCTGGTTTTTTTAATCGGCTGGTGGGCGGCTCATGCCTTTGAAGAAAAGGCCGATGTGAAAGACCCTGGTGCGGTTGTGATTGACGAGGTTGCCGGGCAATGGCTGGTTCTGATCCCTGCTGGGTTGGACCTGAAACTTTATATCATTGGTTTTTTCTTGTTTCGTCTTGTAGATATCTTCAAACCTTGGCCGGCCTGTTGGTTTGATCGTCATGTTCATGGCGGTCTGGGCATTATGCTGGACGATGTGGTTGCCGCCCTTTATGGTTTGATTGCGATTTATTTTATCCAAATTCAATTAAGCGGGATGTAG
- a CDS encoding CinA family protein produces MKLNSLAKETLIACRRAGLMIATAESCTGGMISAALTSVSGSSDVFDRAFITYSNQAKQDMLHVPEKKLEKHGAVSKQVAKAMAEGALSVCDSDLCVAVTGIAGPDGGTDEKPVGLVYIACAKNGSTTIVEKHRFEGGRDDVRFQTAERALKLIQIQALVP; encoded by the coding sequence ATGAAATTGAACAGCCTTGCCAAAGAAACACTCATTGCCTGTCGCAGGGCGGGCTTAATGATTGCCACGGCTGAATCCTGTACTGGGGGTATGATTAGTGCAGCTCTGACCTCCGTTTCTGGCTCATCAGATGTGTTTGATCGTGCTTTCATCACCTATTCCAATCAGGCCAAGCAGGATATGTTGCATGTGCCTGAGAAAAAGCTGGAAAAACACGGGGCTGTGAGTAAGCAAGTCGCCAAAGCCATGGCGGAAGGAGCCCTGAGCGTTTGTGACAGTGACTTATGTGTTGCTGTGACCGGAATTGCCGGACCTGACGGAGGCACAGATGAAAAGCCTGTTGGGCTGGTTTATATCGCTTGTGCTAAAAACGGCAGCACGACCATTGTGGAAAAGCATAGATTTGAAGGCGGTCGTGATGACGTTCGTTTTCAAACGGCTGAACGGGCCTTAAAATTGATCCAAATTCAGGCTTTGGTGCCGTAA
- a CDS encoding type II toxin-antitoxin system RatA family toxin gives MPTHAEIKKSPFSAAEMYNLVADVAKYPDFLPWCVATRVRSLEGNHMVADMVIGFKMIREKYTSEVTLDQDKEVQIVYKNGPFKYLNSHWKFDEDENGGCTIDFFVDFEFRSAILQKAMGAVFNEAVKLMINAFEKRAVELYGTKA, from the coding sequence ATGCCAACGCACGCAGAAATTAAAAAAAGCCCATTCTCGGCGGCTGAGATGTATAACTTGGTCGCCGATGTTGCTAAATACCCAGACTTTTTACCCTGGTGTGTGGCAACGCGCGTGCGCTCACTTGAAGGCAACCATATGGTGGCCGATATGGTGATTGGCTTTAAGATGATTCGTGAAAAATACACCTCGGAAGTGACCCTTGATCAGGATAAGGAAGTCCAAATCGTCTATAAAAATGGCCCGTTTAAATATCTCAACAGCCACTGGAAATTTGATGAAGATGAAAATGGCGGCTGCACCATCGACTTTTTTGTCGATTTTGAATTTCGATCCGCCATTTTGCAAAAAGCCATGGGCGCAGTGTTTAACGAAGCCGTCAAGCTGATGATCAATGCCTTTGAAAAACGTGCCGTAGAGCTTTACGGCACCAAAGCCTGA
- the lipA gene encoding lipoyl synthase — protein MSEAPKLRHPEKQKNPDNPIQKKPSWIRVKAPVSKGYNETRKLMRDKNLHTVCEEASCPNIGECWERKHATFMILGEICTRACTFCNVITGKPNAPDPMEPENVSISVATMGAKHVVITSVDRDDLDDGGADQFVQCIQRIREKSPDTTIEILTPDFRGKEGALEHVVAAKPDVFNHNLETVPRLFPSVQLGSRYYHSLRVLQQVKEIDPHIFTKSGIMVGLGETKEEVIQVMDDMRCADVDFLTIGQYLAPTPKHAAIDRFVTPEEFEEYTKIAKRKGFLLASCTPLTRSSYHADHDFAKLRAAREEQLAKLK, from the coding sequence ATGAGTGAAGCACCGAAATTGCGTCACCCCGAAAAGCAGAAAAACCCGGATAACCCCATCCAGAAAAAACCATCCTGGATCCGCGTGAAAGCCCCTGTGTCAAAAGGCTATAACGAGACACGTAAACTGATGCGGGATAAGAACCTGCATACGGTTTGTGAAGAAGCCTCTTGCCCCAATATTGGCGAATGCTGGGAACGCAAACATGCAACCTTCATGATCCTGGGCGAGATTTGCACCCGTGCTTGTACTTTCTGTAACGTAATTACGGGCAAGCCCAATGCGCCTGACCCGATGGAACCGGAAAATGTTTCTATTTCCGTGGCAACCATGGGCGCGAAACATGTGGTTATTACCTCAGTTGATCGCGATGACCTTGATGATGGCGGGGCAGATCAGTTTGTCCAATGTATCCAACGCATTCGTGAAAAATCCCCAGATACCACCATTGAAATTCTAACACCGGATTTCCGTGGAAAAGAAGGGGCCTTGGAACATGTGGTCGCAGCCAAACCGGACGTGTTTAACCACAACCTAGAAACTGTGCCGCGCCTGTTCCCATCCGTGCAGTTGGGATCACGCTATTACCATTCCTTGCGTGTTCTCCAACAGGTAAAAGAAATAGACCCGCATATTTTCACCAAGTCCGGCATCATGGTCGGTTTGGGCGAAACAAAGGAAGAAGTCATTCAGGTCATGGATGACATGCGATGCGCAGATGTTGACTTTTTGACCATTGGGCAGTACTTAGCACCCACGCCAAAGCACGCAGCGATTGACCGTTTCGTGACGCCGGAAGAGTTTGAAGAATATACAAAGATCGCCAAACGCAAGGGTTTCCTGCTGGCATCTTGTACGCCGCTTACTCGTTCGAGCTATCATGCCGATCATGATTTTGCCAAATTGCGTGCTGCGCGTGAGGAACAACTTGCAAAGCTAAAGTAA
- a CDS encoding arsenite methyltransferase, whose translation MSGCCGPKTDDDVRKDVSESYAKIANSGGNAGCCLPATGGADTPSAEEFAKNFGYSEEELAAVPDGANMGLGCGNPSAIAAMQSGETVVDLGSGGGFDCFLSAKQVGTAGQVIGVDMTPDMLRKARDNAQKIGADNVEFRLGEIENLPIADNTADVIISNCVINLSPRKDRVIEESYRVLKPGGRVAISDVVQTHDMPQDIQEDTELLCGCVSGAASVEDLTNWLEAVGFVDINIDVKEESREYIKDWAPGRGIEQYVASASIEAIKPNKKCCG comes from the coding sequence ATGTCCGGTTGCTGTGGCCCTAAAACTGATGATGACGTTCGCAAGGACGTTTCTGAAAGCTATGCCAAAATTGCCAATTCTGGCGGCAATGCAGGTTGTTGCCTTCCCGCAACAGGTGGGGCAGACACACCATCTGCCGAAGAATTCGCCAAGAATTTCGGCTATAGCGAAGAAGAACTCGCAGCAGTTCCCGATGGGGCAAACATGGGACTTGGTTGTGGCAATCCATCTGCCATCGCCGCAATGCAATCAGGTGAAACCGTTGTTGATTTGGGCTCAGGTGGTGGCTTTGACTGTTTTCTATCTGCCAAACAGGTGGGCACAGCAGGGCAAGTCATTGGTGTGGATATGACACCGGATATGTTGCGCAAGGCCCGTGATAACGCCCAAAAGATTGGTGCTGATAATGTGGAATTCCGCTTGGGTGAGATTGAGAACCTGCCCATTGCCGATAACACCGCCGATGTGATTATTTCCAACTGTGTGATAAACTTGTCCCCACGCAAAGATCGCGTGATTGAAGAATCTTATCGTGTGCTTAAGCCCGGTGGTCGTGTGGCCATTTCTGATGTGGTCCAGACACATGATATGCCACAAGATATTCAAGAGGATACAGAATTGCTGTGCGGTTGCGTTTCCGGTGCGGCTTCTGTAGAAGATTTAACAAACTGGCTGGAAGCTGTCGGCTTTGTTGATATCAACATTGATGTCAAAGAAGAAAGCCGTGAATATATTAAAGATTGGGCACCGGGGCGCGGTATTGAACAATATGTGGCCTCTGCCTCCATCGAAGCGATCAAGCCAAACAAGAAATGCTGTGGGTAG
- the lpdA gene encoding dihydrolipoyl dehydrogenase, which translates to MSDKNFDVIVVGAGPGGYVGAIRAAQLGLKTAIVEANHLGGICLNWGCIPTKALLRSAEIYEHMKHAASFGLGAKDISFDLAKVVERSRGVSKQLSGGIGHLLKKNKVTVFDGYGKLLGGGKLSVEKDGKVFETLSSKHIIMATGARAKSFPGLEPDGKQVWTYKEALVPTEVPKSMLVIGSGAIGIEFANFYHTFGADVTVVEALDTIMPVEDEEISKFAQKQMEKRGLKFKTSTFVKKLDKAADGVTATLEKGGKQETIKVDKVITAVGVVPNVENIGLEAAGVKLDERGFVAIDGYCKTSAEGVYAIGDLAGAPCLAHKASHEAIICVEKIAGVEGVHPLDKNLIPGCTYCEPQVASVGLTEKAAKEAGYKIKVGRFPFMGNGKAIALGAPDGLVKTIFDEKTGELLGAHMVGAEVTEMIQGFGVAKSLETTEEDLMHTVFPHPTLSEMMHESVLDAYGKVIHM; encoded by the coding sequence ATGTCTGATAAAAATTTTGACGTCATTGTTGTTGGCGCAGGCCCCGGTGGTTACGTTGGCGCGATCCGTGCGGCACAACTTGGTCTAAAAACAGCGATTGTTGAAGCCAACCACCTTGGTGGTATCTGCTTGAACTGGGGCTGTATCCCGACAAAAGCCCTGCTGCGTTCCGCAGAAATCTATGAACATATGAAACATGCGGCCAGCTTCGGTCTGGGTGCAAAAGACATTTCTTTTGACCTTGCAAAAGTTGTTGAACGTTCACGCGGCGTTTCAAAACAATTGTCCGGCGGGATCGGCCATTTGTTGAAAAAGAACAAAGTCACTGTTTTTGATGGCTATGGCAAACTGCTTGGTGGCGGTAAGCTGAGCGTGGAAAAAGACGGTAAAGTCTTTGAAACATTGTCATCCAAACACATCATCATGGCAACAGGTGCACGGGCAAAATCTTTCCCGGGGCTGGAGCCCGATGGCAAGCAAGTCTGGACCTATAAAGAAGCATTGGTTCCGACCGAAGTGCCGAAATCCATGCTGGTCATTGGTTCTGGTGCCATTGGTATCGAATTTGCCAACTTCTATCATACATTCGGTGCAGATGTGACCGTGGTTGAAGCACTCGACACCATCATGCCGGTTGAAGATGAAGAAATTTCCAAGTTCGCACAAAAGCAAATGGAAAAACGTGGCTTGAAATTCAAAACCAGCACTTTTGTGAAGAAATTGGATAAAGCGGCTGATGGCGTTACAGCAACCCTTGAAAAAGGCGGCAAGCAGGAAACCATCAAAGTCGATAAAGTCATCACAGCCGTTGGTGTGGTGCCGAACGTTGAAAATATCGGCCTTGAAGCTGCTGGTGTGAAGCTGGACGAGCGTGGTTTTGTTGCTATTGATGGCTACTGCAAAACATCTGCTGAAGGTGTTTATGCCATTGGTGACTTGGCTGGTGCGCCGTGTCTAGCCCACAAAGCCTCACATGAAGCCATCATCTGTGTTGAAAAAATCGCTGGTGTTGAAGGTGTTCACCCGCTGGATAAAAACCTTATTCCGGGCTGTACGTATTGCGAACCACAAGTGGCTTCTGTCGGCCTGACGGAAAAAGCGGCGAAAGAAGCAGGCTACAAAATCAAAGTTGGTCGTTTCCCATTCATGGGGAATGGTAAGGCGATTGCCCTGGGTGCCCCAGACGGTCTGGTTAAAACCATCTTTGATGAAAAGACTGGTGAACTGCTCGGCGCCCATATGGTTGGTGCAGAAGTAACTGAAATGATTCAGGGCTTCGGTGTTGCCAAGTCGCTTGAAACCACAGAAGAAGACCTCATGCATACAGTCTTCCCGCATCCGACATTGTCGGAAATGATGCATGAAAGTGTTCTGGATGCGTATGGCAAAGTTATACACATGTAG